One genomic window of Arachis stenosperma cultivar V10309 chromosome 10, arast.V10309.gnm1.PFL2, whole genome shotgun sequence includes the following:
- the LOC130954968 gene encoding pentatricopeptide repeat-containing protein At5g15340, mitochondrial-like, with protein MTWTLLHAHHNPALHLRALLRRCARTSSPRPATQLHAAALVSGLLPPTSSDPHFLLNALFHLYSLSSLSHAIHLFHQIPNSHKDSVDYTALISATNPNHALRLFSEMRSLPLPLDPVSVLCVLTKCSHLGCVKTGLQLHALVVKLGVSGCVRVCNALMDVYVKCGLVDGVRRVFEDMGLKTVVSWTVVLEGVVKGEGLENGRKVFDEMPERNEVAWTVMIVGYVENGMTREAFELLREMIFGCGFVLNDVSLCSILSACSRSRDVSLGRWVHGYAVKEIGWDVGVMVGTGLVDMYAKCGRIGAALVVFRNMSRRNVVAWNAMIGGLAMHGKGKDVVDMFDSMIGEGVSPDALTFLALLSACSHSGMVDLGWKYFNELESIHGINPEMEHYACMVDLLGRAGRLEEAKAFIKSMPFAPNEVVLGSLFGSCYTHGKVKLGERIMRELVQVDPHNTEYHVLLSNMYALSGKEEKANFFRKVLKKRGIKKVPGTSSMYVGGQLHQFIAGDKSHPQTAGIYMMLDDMIRRLRLGGYVPNTSSQVLFGCSTRDDCTEALEEVEQVLFTHSEKLALAFGLTSTPSGSPIHIFKNLRICQDCHSAMKIASYVYSREIVVRDRYRFHSFKQGSCSCSDYW; from the coding sequence ATGACATGGACACTCCTACACGCCCACCATAACCCCGCCCTCCACCTCCGCGCCCTCCTCCGCCGCTGCGCCCGCACCTCCTCCCCCCGCCCCGCCACCCAGCTCCACGCCGCCGCCCTCGTCTCTGGCCTCCTGCCACCCACCTCCTCCGACCCCCACTTCCTCCTCAACGCCCTCTTCCACCTCTACTCTCTCTCCTCCCTCTCCCACGCCATCCACCTCTTCCATCAAATCCCCAACTCCCACAAAGACTCCGTCGACTACACTGCCCTCATCTCTGCCACTAACCCCAACCATGCCCTTCGCCTTTTCTCCGAAATGCGCtccctccccctcccccttGACCCCGTCTCCGTACTCTGCGTCCTCACTAAGTGCTCCCATCTCGGCTGCGTCAAAACGGGCTTGCAGCTTCATGCACTTGTGGTGAAGCTTGGGGTTTCTGGGTGTGTTAGAGTCTGCAATGCTTTGATGGATGTTTATGTGAAGTGTGGGCTTGTCGATGGGGTTAGAAGAGTTTTCGAGGATATGGGGTTGAAGACTGTGGTGTCTTGGACTGTGGTCTTGGAAGGTGTGGTGAAAGGGGAGGGTTTGGAGAATGGGCGGAAGGTGTTCGATGAAATGCCAGAGAGGAATGAGGTTGCTTGGACTGTGATGATTGTGGGGTATGTTGAGAATGGGATGACTAGGGAGGCTTTTGAGCTTTTGAGGGAGATGATTTTTGGGTGTGGGTTTGTGTTGAATGATGTGAGCCTTTGTTCGATTCTTTCGGCTTGTTCGCGGTCCAGGGATGTGAGCTTGGGTAGGTGGGTTCATGGGTATGCTGTGAAGGAAATTGGGTGGGATGTGGGTGTCATGGTGGGGACTGGATTGGTTGACATGTATGCAAAGTGTGGGAGGATTGGCGCTGCCTTGGTTGTGTTCAGGAACATGTCAAGGAGAAATGTAGTGGCGTGGAATGCCATGATTGGTGGGTTGGCCATGCATGGGAAGGGAAAGGATGTGGTGGATATGTTTGATTCCATGATCGGAGAAGGAGTGAGCCCTGATGCTTTGACTTTCTTGGCCTTGTTGAGTGCTTGCAGTCATTCGGGTATGGTTGATCTCGGTTGGAAGTACTTCAACGAGCTTGAGTCCATTCATGGGATAAATCCGGAAATGGAGCATTATGCTTGCATGGTGGACCTCCTTGGTCGAGCCGGACGATTGGAAGAAGCCAAAGCTTTTATTAAAAGCATGCCATTTGCTCCAAATGAAGTTGTTCTGGGGTCCCTTTTTGGCTCTTGTTACACACATGGGAAGGTGAAGCTTGGGGAACGGATTATGAGAGAGTTGGTTCAGGTGGATCCACATAACACTGAGTATCATGTCTTGCTTTCCAACATGTATGCCTTGTCTGGGAAAGAGGAAAAGGCAAATTTCTTCAGGAAGGTTCTTAAGAAAAGGGGTATCAAAAAGGTGCCAGGAACGAGCTCAATGTATGTTGGTGGCCAGCTTCATCAGTTCATCGCCGGCGATAAGTCTCACCCTCAGACTGCAGGGATTTACATGATGCTAGATGACATGATTCGCCGGTTGAGGTTGGGTGGCTATGTTCCCAATACAAGTTCTCAGGTTTTGTTTGGTTGTTCCACCAGGGATGATTGCACTGAGGCATTGGAGGAGGTAGAACAAGTGTTGTTCACTCATAGTGAGAAGCTTGCACTTGCTTTTGGCCTAACAAGCACTCCATCAGGTTCTCCAATACACATTTTCAAGAACTTAAGGATTTGCCAAGACTGTCATTCTGCTATGAAGATTGCATCTTATGTATACAGCCGCGAAATCGTGGTCCGA